From a single Entelurus aequoreus isolate RoL-2023_Sb linkage group LG12, RoL_Eaeq_v1.1, whole genome shotgun sequence genomic region:
- the LOC133662567 gene encoding class I histocompatibility antigen, F10 alpha chain-like: protein MNLFLFCLLVVQMHSGAPVIHTLKYFYTSSSQVPNFPEFVMVGYVDEVQVVHYDSESRKAEAKQDWMNQITEEDPNYWQRSTEIFVVAEQVDKVNIEILKKRFNQTGGVHTYQWMYGCEWNDETDEVKGWNQEGYDGEDFISLDMKTWTWTAAKQQAFPTKLKWDQDILRLDYLKYYYTEECPSYLKKHVNNGKEVLMRTELPEVFLLQKTPSSPVTCMATGFYPDLADLFWRKDGEQMFEDVEHGELLPNHDGTFQMSVGLKVEVTADLEGKYECVFQLSGVEEDLVTKLERRSILSNASHEDHWSVAIGATAAVVAVAALLAAIFLVRRHRQDPQRQSTHSHIETQRGVRKKSISPFVSLSFQPNTIQLLATAGPSSPRTCRLKAEWDAEMLRPEEDGYPPAAANEGNSFEVT from the exons ATGAACTTGTTTTTATTCTGTCTTTTGGTCGTGCAAATGCACAGCGGGGCGCCTG TGATTCACACGCTGAAGTATTTCTACACTTCGTCCTCTCAAGTTCCAAACTTCCCAGAGTTTGTGATGGTTGGTTATGTTGATGAAGTCCAGGTGGTTCACTATGACAGCGAGAGCAGGAAAGCAGAAGCCAAACAGGACTGGATGAACCAAATCACAGAAGAGGATCCAAACTACTGGCAGAGAAGCACAGAGATCTTTGTTGTTGCTGAGCAAGTCGACAAAGTCAACATTGAAATTCTTAAGAAGCGTTTCAACCAAACTGGAG GTGTTCACACTTACCAGTGGATGTATGGATGTGAATGGAATGATGAGACTGATGAAGTTAAAGGTTGGAATCAGGAAGGTTATGATGGAGAAGATTTCATATCGTTGGACATGAAGACATGGACATGGACTGCAGCAAAACAACAAGCTTTCCCCACCAAACTCAAGTGGGACCAGGACATACTTAGACTAGACTACCTAAAGTATTACTACACTGAGGAATGTCCTTCTTACTTGAAGAAGCATGTGAACAATGGCAAGGAGGTCCTAATGAGAACAG agcTTCCAGAGGTGTTCCTCCTCCAGAAGACGCCGTCCTCTCCGGTCACCTGCATGGCGACAGGTTTCTACCCCGACCTAGCCGACCTGTTTTGGAGGAAAGACGGCGAGCAGATGTTCGAGGACGTGGAGCACGGAGAGCTGCTCCCCAACCACGACGGAACCTTCCAGATGTCGGTGGGGCTGAAAGTGGAGGTGACGGCCGACTTGGAGGGCAAGTACGAATGTGTGTTCCAGCTGTCTGGCGTCGAGGAGGACTTGGTCACCAAGCTGGAGAGAAGAAGCATCCTGAGCAACGCAAGCCATGAAg ACCACTGGAGCGTCGCCATCGGTGCCACGGCGGCGGTCGTGGCTGTGGCGGCCCTCCTGGCGGCCATCTTCCTCGTCAGGCGACACAGACAAG ATCCACAGAGACAGAGCACCCACTCTCACATAGAAACACAGCGTGGCGTGAGGAAAAAGTCCATTTCACCTTTTGTTTCTCTGTCATTTCAGCCCAATACGATCCAGCTC CTCGCCACGGCGGGGCCGAGCTCCCCGAGAACATGCCGGCTGAAGGCTGAGTGGGACGCG GAGATGCTTCGTCCTGAGGAAGATGGCTACCCACCAGCTGCAGCCAATGAGGGGAACTCCTTTGAAGTCACATGA
- the LOC133662568 gene encoding major histocompatibility complex class I-related gene protein-like, whose product MNLFLFCLLVVQMHSGAPVIHTLKYFYTSSSQVPNFPEFVMVAYVDEVQVVHYDSESRKAEAKQDWMNQITEEDPNYWQRSTEIFVVAEQVDKVSIENLKKRFNQTGGVHTYQLMYGCEWNDETDEVKGWRQQGYDGEDFISLDMKTWTWTAAKQQAFPSKLKWDQDILGLDYLKYYYTEDCPSYLKKYVKYGKEVLMRTELPEVFLLQKTPSSPVTCMATGFYPDLADLFWRKDGEQMFEDVEHGELLPNHDGTFQMSVGLKVEVTADVEGKYECVFQLSGVKEDLVTKLERRSILSNASHEDFLLLLVIIFFLLLFLLATAGPSSPRTCRLKAEWDAEMLCPEEDGYPPAAANEGNSFEVT is encoded by the exons ATGAACTTGTTTTTATTCTGTCTCCTGGTCGTGCAAATGCACAGCGGGGCGCCTG TGATTCACACGCTGAAGTATTTCTACACTTCGTCCTCTCAAGTTCCAAACTTCCCAGAGTTTGTGATGGTTGCTTATGTTGATGAAGTCCAGGTGGTTCACTATGACAGCGAGAGCAGGAAAGCAGAAGCCAAACAGGACTGGATGAACCAAATCACAGAAGAGGATCCAAACTACTGGCAGAGAAGCACAGAGATCTTTGTTGTTGCTGAGCAAGTCGACAAAGTCAGCATTGAAAATCTTAAGAAGCGTTTCAACCAAACTGGAG GTGTTCACACTTACCAGTTGATGTATGGATGTGAATGGAATGATGAGACTGATGAAGTTAAAGGTTGGCGTCAGCAAGGTTATGATGGAGAAGATTTCATATCGTTGGACATGAAGACATGGACATGGACTGCAGCAAAACAACAAGCTTTCCCCTCCAAACTCAAGTGGGACCAGGACATACTTGGACTAGACTACCTAAAGTATTACTACACTGAGGATTGTCCTTCTTACTTGAAGAAGTATGTGAAGTATGGCAAGGAGGTCCTAATGAGAACAG agcTTCCAGAGGTGTTCCTCCTCCAGAAGACGCCGTCCTCTCCGGTCACCTGCATGGCGACAGGTTTCTACCCCGACCTAGCCGACCTGTTTTGGAGGAAAGACGGCGAGCAGATGTTCGAGGACGTGGAGCACGGAGAGCTGCTCCCCAACCACGACGGAACCTTCCAGATGTCGGTGGGGCTGAAAGTGGAGGTGACGGCCGACGTGGAGGGCAAGTACGAATGTGTGTTCCAGCTGTCTGGCGTCAAGGAGGACTTGGTCACCAAGCTGGAGAGAAGAAGCATCCTGAGCAACGCAAGCCATGAAg ATTTCCTTCTTTtacttgtcattattttttttcttcttctttttctt CTCGCCACGGCGGGGCCGAGCTCCCCGAGAACATGCCGGCTGAAGGCTGAGTGGGACGCG